From the genome of Sphingobacterium kitahiroshimense, one region includes:
- a CDS encoding type IA DNA topoisomerase yields the protein MKTIIAEKPSVAREIAGLVGASDKKDGYLIGNGYFVTWAFGHLIGLGMPEDYGITGFDKAALPILPNPFLLTVRKVKKDKGYTADTGALKQLKVIEQLFNRSNSIIVATDAGREGELIFRYIYEYLKCNKPFERLWISSLTEKAIKQGFDNLKDGKEFDGLYQAAQGRSRADWLVGINATQALSIVAGNGIYSLGRVQTPTLALICKRYLENKNFSVKKYWQIQLLHIKELIDFKSLSKTKWEDQKIADDTLKSIQRTETATVTAVETKSVTEQPPLLFDLTGLQKEANKKLNLSAEETLNIAQSLYEKKFITYPRTGSKYIPEDMWAEIPNLVRALQDRETCKQAVAKLKWGRFNKRIVNDLRVTDHHGLLITDKIPSALNAKENSVYDMVAFRLLEALSQACIKEITDVGLQALHYDFMAKGCKVIEAGWRSIKGSFSDDDTEPVQDLPELKRGDELKIKEASVLEKKTKPPVLYTEAGLLSAMESAGKEIENEDERKVLQNIGIGTPATRAAIIETLFTRNYIQREKKSLIPTEKGLQVYELVKDRKISDVAMTAEWELALQKIENNEADAGAFQKEMETYASSITNELLQTSIAQNNLPKLVCPKCKSQQLIIRDKIVKCPDEVCNWVQFRNVCGIQIGIADIENLVNKRKTSLIKGMKSKAGKKFDAYIVLIEDCTTSFEFDKNKSYKK from the coding sequence ATGAAAACAATCATTGCAGAAAAACCAAGCGTAGCAAGGGAAATAGCCGGACTTGTGGGAGCATCCGATAAAAAGGACGGCTACCTGATAGGTAACGGCTATTTTGTTACGTGGGCATTCGGTCATTTAATCGGATTGGGAATGCCTGAAGATTACGGGATTACGGGATTTGACAAAGCAGCTTTGCCAATACTCCCAAACCCGTTTTTGCTGACCGTCCGAAAAGTAAAAAAAGACAAAGGCTATACCGCTGATACAGGAGCATTGAAGCAACTGAAAGTCATCGAACAGCTTTTTAACCGTAGCAACAGCATCATCGTAGCCACCGATGCAGGTCGTGAGGGGGAATTGATATTTAGGTACATTTATGAATACCTGAAATGTAACAAGCCCTTTGAACGCCTTTGGATAAGCTCACTAACTGAAAAAGCTATTAAACAAGGTTTTGATAACCTTAAAGACGGAAAAGAATTTGACGGATTATACCAAGCTGCACAAGGCAGAAGCCGTGCCGATTGGCTCGTGGGCATCAATGCTACACAGGCATTGAGCATAGTCGCAGGTAATGGCATTTATTCACTCGGCAGGGTACAAACGCCTACATTGGCTTTGATATGCAAACGTTATCTGGAAAACAAAAATTTCTCGGTAAAGAAATATTGGCAGATACAGCTATTGCACATTAAAGAGTTGATAGATTTTAAAAGCCTTTCCAAAACAAAATGGGAAGACCAAAAAATTGCCGATGATACGCTGAAATCCATTCAGCGAACCGAAACAGCAACAGTTACAGCGGTAGAAACCAAAAGTGTTACAGAGCAACCGCCTTTGCTGTTTGACCTTACTGGATTGCAAAAAGAAGCCAATAAAAAACTCAATCTTTCTGCCGAAGAAACGCTCAATATTGCTCAAAGCCTCTACGAAAAAAAGTTTATCACATACCCACGTACCGGAAGCAAATACATTCCTGAAGATATGTGGGCAGAAATTCCCAACCTCGTGAGGGCATTGCAGGACAGGGAAACCTGTAAGCAAGCCGTAGCTAAACTGAAATGGGGACGGTTCAATAAACGTATTGTAAACGATTTGCGTGTTACCGACCACCACGGATTATTGATTACTGATAAAATCCCGTCAGCCCTGAACGCAAAGGAAAACTCTGTTTATGATATGGTTGCCTTTCGATTGCTCGAAGCCCTTTCACAAGCCTGCATCAAAGAGATAACCGATGTAGGTTTACAAGCATTGCATTATGATTTTATGGCAAAGGGTTGTAAGGTAATTGAAGCAGGTTGGCGTTCCATTAAAGGCAGTTTCTCCGATGATGATACCGAACCTGTACAGGATTTACCCGAACTGAAAAGAGGCGATGAACTCAAAATAAAAGAAGCCTCCGTTTTGGAAAAGAAAACCAAACCACCTGTACTTTATACCGAAGCCGGGCTTTTGTCGGCTATGGAAAGTGCAGGAAAGGAAATTGAAAACGAAGACGAACGGAAAGTGTTGCAAAATATCGGTATAGGTACGCCTGCCACAAGAGCAGCGATTATTGAAACCCTGTTTACCCGCAATTATATCCAACGAGAAAAGAAATCCCTAATCCCTACCGAAAAAGGGTTGCAGGTGTACGAATTGGTCAAAGACCGCAAAATTTCGGATGTGGCAATGACCGCCGAATGGGAATTGGCTTTGCAAAAAATCGAAAACAACGAAGCCGATGCAGGGGCATTTCAAAAAGAAATGGAAACTTACGCCTCATCTATTACCAATGAATTGTTGCAAACTTCGATTGCTCAAAATAACCTGCCTAAATTGGTTTGCCCGAAATGTAAAAGCCAGCAACTCATTATCCGTGATAAAATAGTGAAGTGTCCTGATGAGGTTTGTAATTGGGTGCAGTTCCGCAATGTATGTGGCATACAAATCGGCATAGCCGATATTGAAAACCTTGTTAATAAAAGGAAAACTTCACTTATCAAAGGGATGAAAAGCAAGGCAGGAAAGAAATTCGATGCGTATATCGTATTGATAGAGGATTGTACAACCTCTTTTGAGTTTGATAAAAATAAAAGCTACAAAAAGTAA
- a CDS encoding MFS transporter has product MKTKQQVPLTGYQKFVIFILAITQFTVILDFMVMSPLGDMLMKSLSLSPSGFGAAVSGYAISAGISGLLTAGFADRFDRKKMLQFFYYGFIVGTIFCALSESYEMLLAARIITGLFGGVIGSISMSIITDIFPIQKRGQVMSYVQMSFGASQVLGVPIGIYIATLWQWEAPFWMVAGLSILIAIAISLYLKPINSHLVLKNVSSPFRHLIKTISKRDYRTAFTSTALLAIGGFMMMPFGSVFAVNNLGVSYEQLTMMLMVSGLSSLIIMPFIGKWSDKIDKFKIFVTASIWMMVICVVYTNLSRTPLPLVIVLNIVLMIGIISRTIPSSALTSNIPDMNDRGAFMSINSSLNQIAGGVASIVASKIVTQESQGTPLQHYNVIGYIVVVITLISIGSMWRVNRLAAQRARMKQPDVMLPGQMSI; this is encoded by the coding sequence ATGAAAACAAAGCAACAGGTACCATTAACGGGCTACCAAAAGTTTGTCATTTTTATACTGGCAATCACACAATTTACCGTTATATTGGATTTTATGGTAATGTCGCCGCTTGGTGATATGCTGATGAAATCATTATCACTTAGTCCATCCGGCTTTGGTGCGGCTGTATCTGGCTATGCGATTAGTGCTGGTATCAGCGGCTTGCTAACCGCTGGCTTTGCTGATAGGTTCGACCGCAAAAAAATGTTGCAATTCTTTTATTATGGCTTTATCGTGGGAACTATTTTCTGTGCACTGTCTGAGAGTTACGAAATGTTGCTTGCAGCACGCATTATAACAGGCTTGTTCGGCGGTGTTATTGGTTCGATTTCTATGTCCATTATCACAGATATTTTCCCAATACAAAAACGCGGACAGGTAATGAGCTATGTTCAAATGAGCTTTGGCGCCAGTCAGGTATTGGGTGTACCCATTGGCATTTACATTGCCACACTTTGGCAATGGGAAGCTCCTTTCTGGATGGTAGCGGGATTAAGCATTTTAATTGCCATAGCCATTAGCCTTTACTTAAAGCCAATAAATTCACATTTGGTTTTAAAGAATGTAAGTTCGCCTTTTAGGCACTTAATTAAAACTATTTCCAAAAGAGATTATCGGACAGCTTTTACATCCACTGCTCTCCTTGCCATTGGAGGATTTATGATGATGCCTTTTGGCAGTGTTTTCGCTGTAAACAATCTTGGTGTAAGCTATGAACAGTTGACGATGATGTTGATGGTATCCGGTCTAAGTTCACTGATAATTATGCCTTTTATTGGAAAATGGAGCGACAAGATAGATAAATTTAAAATTTTTGTAACAGCATCCATCTGGATGATGGTTATCTGTGTAGTATACACCAACCTAAGTAGAACACCGTTGCCATTGGTAATCGTTTTAAATATTGTGTTGATGATTGGCATTATCAGCCGTACGATTCCGTCATCTGCGCTCACCAGCAATATTCCTGATATGAACGACCGGGGAGCATTTATGAGCATTAACTCATCTCTGAATCAGATTGCAGGTGGCGTTGCGTCTATAGTCGCAAGTAAAATCGTCACACAAGAAAGCCAGGGTACACCGTTACAGCACTACAATGTAATTGGCTATATCGTTGTTGTGATAACACTTATCAGCATCGGTTCTATGTGGCGGGTAAATAGGCTCGCCGCTCAGCGTGCAAGAATGAAACAGCCGGATGTAATGCTGCCAGGGCAGATGAGTATCTAA
- a CDS encoding NADP-dependent oxidoreductase, whose protein sequence is MKAFLLYETGAPDQLVLGEAPKPTLQKGEVLIKVKAMGINPADAKYRSSDVFIAAFFGNVRPAIIGWDISGEIVEKTEGADGFEVGEAVFALSPNARGYAEYVAVKVDFLAKKPANVSFEEAAAVPMAALTAWQPLVHGMKIKKDDKILIHAASGGVGHFAVQIAKYFGAEVIATSSAKNRDFVMSLGVDKHIDYQTENFWDVIKEVDFVFDTIGGETLEHSIDITKSGGTIISILGLADESLKAKAKDKNVKLVLWGMQAKGEDLRAITELISKGVLKPHINKVYPFTDMEEAHKQIETNRTAGKIVVVF, encoded by the coding sequence ATGAAAGCATTCTTATTATATGAAACCGGAGCACCAGACCAATTGGTTCTAGGAGAAGCGCCAAAACCTACTTTGCAAAAAGGTGAAGTTTTAATTAAGGTAAAAGCCATGGGCATTAATCCCGCCGACGCAAAATATCGCAGTTCAGACGTATTTATTGCCGCTTTTTTTGGTAACGTGCGACCAGCTATTATAGGTTGGGATATATCTGGCGAAATTGTAGAAAAAACGGAAGGTGCCGATGGTTTTGAAGTAGGCGAAGCGGTTTTTGCACTTTCACCAAATGCCCGTGGCTATGCCGAATATGTAGCGGTGAAAGTCGATTTTTTAGCTAAAAAACCTGCCAATGTCAGTTTTGAAGAAGCAGCGGCCGTGCCGATGGCTGCTCTGACAGCGTGGCAACCGCTAGTTCACGGAATGAAAATAAAAAAAGACGACAAAATCCTTATTCATGCTGCATCAGGTGGTGTGGGACACTTTGCTGTACAAATAGCCAAATATTTTGGTGCAGAAGTCATCGCAACTTCATCCGCCAAAAACCGTGATTTTGTTATGTCGCTTGGTGTTGATAAACACATTGACTATCAAACTGAAAATTTTTGGGATGTAATTAAAGAGGTTGATTTTGTTTTTGATACCATTGGCGGAGAAACGTTGGAACATTCTATTGATATAACAAAATCGGGCGGTACAATTATTTCTATTCTGGGGCTTGCAGATGAAAGTTTAAAAGCGAAAGCCAAAGATAAAAATGTAAAGTTAGTTTTATGGGGAATGCAAGCTAAAGGTGAAGATTTAAGAGCAATTACTGAATTGATATCCAAAGGTGTGCTAAAACCCCACATCAATAAGGTGTATCCTTTTACAGATATGGAGGAAGCTCATAAACAAATTGAAACCAATCGTACCGCTGGTAAAATTGTAGTTGTTTTTTAA
- a CDS encoding DUF3945 domain-containing protein, translating to MSEETTDKKEMPEQLSDILLVLDKEKMKIQAVKSIDENGKMETVDPTKKNQNQFMRVDKSGDFFSNFFSNFFSQLKNPTNFSFFKVPAPIAVEKAQKMQKQVDKPTPESEKVMKEHEIKAGAKQDSKHENQKDMATIQTTPEASEYRYKPEQIDWGTMNNLGLSKEYLEKRNLLDPLLRGYKTNELLPIGVNFGGSVLRTDARLSLQQAEDGNVIVAIHGIKKEPNLHFEFFGHKFTDEDKKNLLETGNMGRVVNLTNSKTGELMPSIISIDRLTNDVIALRTDFIKIPDEIKGVKLNDEQKQTLMEGKPLKLDGMISTKGTEFSATVQFNADKRYVEFLFDRNNSNRQSQNNQQSQPQEAPKTFRGKELTDEQHKDFKAGQTVYIDGLKDKKGQPYQGYITFNKETGKTDFAFPSQVKAQAKPAEAHKTQTAVNSEGKTNEATKNINEPLKSGQQRPKNKQQQEQQEQSETPAKSKGRKM from the coding sequence ATGAGTGAAGAAACCACAGACAAAAAGGAAATGCCCGAACAACTATCGGACATATTATTAGTGCTGGATAAAGAAAAAATGAAAATCCAGGCAGTAAAGAGTATTGACGAAAACGGGAAAATGGAAACCGTTGACCCCACAAAGAAAAACCAAAACCAATTTATGCGTGTGGACAAGAGTGGCGATTTCTTTTCCAACTTCTTCTCCAATTTTTTTAGCCAGTTAAAGAACCCTACCAATTTTTCATTCTTCAAAGTGCCTGCACCTATCGCAGTTGAAAAAGCACAGAAAATGCAAAAGCAGGTTGATAAGCCAACACCCGAAAGCGAAAAAGTGATGAAAGAACACGAAATAAAAGCCGGAGCAAAACAAGATAGCAAACATGAAAATCAAAAAGATATGGCAACAATACAAACAACACCGGAAGCCAGCGAATACCGCTACAAACCGGAGCAGATTGATTGGGGGACAATGAACAATCTCGGATTAAGCAAGGAATACCTTGAAAAAAGAAACCTGCTTGACCCTTTGTTACGAGGTTACAAAACCAATGAACTTTTGCCGATAGGCGTAAATTTCGGAGGTTCTGTTCTTCGCACAGATGCCCGATTGTCTTTACAGCAAGCGGAAGACGGAAATGTAATCGTAGCAATACACGGTATCAAAAAAGAACCAAACCTGCATTTTGAATTTTTCGGACACAAGTTTACGGATGAGGACAAGAAAAACCTGCTCGAAACAGGTAATATGGGGCGTGTGGTTAACCTGACCAATTCCAAAACGGGCGAACTGATGCCGTCCATTATCAGCATAGACAGGCTAACCAATGATGTGATAGCCTTACGGACGGATTTCATAAAAATTCCTGATGAAATTAAAGGCGTAAAACTGAACGATGAGCAAAAGCAAACTTTAATGGAGGGTAAACCGCTAAAGTTAGACGGTATGATTTCCACGAAAGGAACGGAGTTCTCGGCAACGGTACAGTTCAATGCTGATAAGCGTTATGTAGAGTTCCTTTTTGACCGCAATAATTCCAACAGGCAAAGCCAAAACAATCAGCAAAGCCAACCGCAGGAAGCTCCAAAAACATTCAGGGGCAAAGAACTGACCGATGAGCAACACAAGGATTTCAAAGCCGGGCAAACCGTTTACATTGACGGATTGAAAGATAAGAAAGGGCAACCGTATCAAGGTTATATCACATTCAATAAGGAAACCGGAAAAACTGATTTTGCCTTTCCAAGCCAAGTTAAGGCACAGGCAAAACCTGCCGAAGCCCATAAAACACAAACTGCCGTCAATTCGGAGGGCAAGACCAACGAGGCGACCAAGAATATCAACGAGCCTTTGAAGTCGGGACAGCAAAGACCGAAAAACAAACAACAGCAGGAACAACAGGAACAATCCGAAACACCTGCAAAATCCAAAGGCAGAAAAATGTAA
- a CDS encoding helix-turn-helix domain-containing protein translates to MIRYKTISEWFEAWQMPKPEHPLISVFYIDTSRIIRGGDTFSSFCDFYCIALKRVTGVENLQLKYGQNSYDFNEGVMSFVSPGQVTTISVEKDIEVKQSGWYLVIHPDFLWNTPLANSIKRYDFWDYTVNESLFLSEKEEDILIQIIENVHRETHANIDKYSKQIILSLLESLLNYAERFYNRQFVTREKANHQILDRLEKVLNDYLNSGQTAVKGVPSVTEIAALLNISPKYLSGLLRMHTGQNTQYYIHEKLIEKAKERISTSDLSISEIAYELGFEHLQSFSRLFKAKTNLSPVEFRQSFKN, encoded by the coding sequence ATGATACGATATAAAACAATCAGTGAATGGTTTGAAGCTTGGCAAATGCCGAAGCCTGAGCATCCTCTTATTAGTGTATTTTATATAGATACTAGCAGGATAATACGTGGTGGCGATACTTTTAGCAGTTTTTGCGATTTTTATTGCATCGCGCTGAAGCGGGTTACCGGCGTTGAAAATCTCCAATTAAAATACGGGCAAAATTCATACGATTTTAATGAAGGGGTGATGTCTTTCGTGTCGCCTGGTCAAGTAACGACCATCAGCGTAGAGAAGGATATTGAAGTAAAACAATCGGGCTGGTATTTGGTTATACACCCTGATTTTTTATGGAACACGCCTTTAGCCAATAGCATAAAACGATATGACTTTTGGGATTATACAGTAAACGAATCGCTGTTTCTGTCCGAAAAAGAGGAAGATATCCTTATTCAAATCATTGAAAATGTACATCGCGAAACACACGCCAATATCGACAAATATAGCAAACAAATCATCCTATCGCTGTTAGAAAGCCTGCTTAATTACGCCGAACGTTTTTATAACCGTCAGTTTGTAACACGTGAAAAGGCTAATCATCAAATCCTTGATCGTCTGGAAAAGGTTTTGAACGATTATTTAAATAGTGGTCAAACTGCTGTAAAGGGAGTTCCCTCAGTAACAGAAATCGCAGCCCTGCTCAATATTTCCCCCAAATATTTAAGCGGTCTATTACGAATGCACACTGGACAAAACACCCAGTATTATATCCATGAAAAACTGATAGAAAAAGCCAAGGAAAGAATATCGACCAGCGACCTTTCCATTAGTGAAATTGCGTACGAATTAGGGTTTGAGCATTTGCAATCTTTCAGCAGGTTGTTTAAAGCGAAAACGAACCTTTCTCCCGTAGAGTTTAGGCAATCGTTCAAGAATTAG
- a CDS encoding DUF1963 domain-containing protein encodes MHTIIYPEDLINKRFDKVWFNWDCC; translated from the coding sequence ATGCATACAATAATTTACCCTGAAGATTTGATAAATAAGCGATTTGACAAAGTTTGGTTCAACTGGGATTGTTGCTAA
- a CDS encoding ORF6N domain-containing protein: MENKPTISTMEIKNLIYTIRGKQVMLDSDLASLYQVETKNLNKAVKRNIERFPASFCFQLTEEEVENLRFQIGTSSLSYGGRRYLPYVFTEQGVAMASAILRSNIAVKVSVEIMEAFVEMRRMLASNASLFHRLDKIELKQLEADQRFEEIFKALESDKLHSEKGIFYNGQIFDAYAFVCDIIRNAKTSIILLDNYVDDTVLTLLGKRNNTATATIYTKNISNQLRLDVQRYNSQYPRIEIKIFSDAHDRFLIIDDVELYHIGASLKDLGKKWFAFSRMDIEVGRMLQLLNRV, translated from the coding sequence ATGGAAAATAAGCCTACCATTAGCACAATGGAAATCAAGAACCTGATTTATACCATACGTGGCAAGCAAGTGATGTTGGATAGCGACCTCGCTTCCTTATATCAAGTGGAAACAAAAAACCTCAACAAAGCCGTAAAAAGAAATATTGAGCGGTTTCCTGCTTCTTTTTGCTTTCAACTGACCGAAGAGGAAGTTGAAAACTTGAGGTTCCAAATTGGAACCTCAAGTTTGAGCTACGGCGGAAGACGTTATCTGCCCTATGTTTTTACCGAACAAGGGGTCGCAATGGCTTCTGCCATACTCCGTTCAAATATAGCGGTTAAAGTCAGTGTTGAAATTATGGAAGCCTTTGTAGAAATGCGGAGAATGCTTGCCAGCAATGCCTCTCTTTTTCATCGTTTGGATAAGATTGAATTGAAACAATTAGAAGCCGACCAAAGATTTGAAGAGATTTTTAAGGCACTGGAAAGCGACAAGCTCCACAGCGAAAAAGGTATCTTTTACAACGGACAGATTTTTGATGCCTACGCCTTTGTATGTGATATTATCCGAAATGCAAAAACCTCCATTATCCTGTTGGATAATTATGTAGATGATACGGTATTGACTTTATTGGGTAAACGGAATAATACTGCAACTGCCACTATCTATACCAAAAACATCAGTAATCAGCTACGGCTGGATGTACAACGGTACAACAGCCAATATCCTCGGATTGAAATTAAGATTTTTTCCGATGCTCACGACCGCTTTTTGATTATTGACGATGTGGAACTTTACCATATCGGAGCATCACTAAAAGACCTGGGCAAAAAATGGTTTGCCTTTTCGAGAATGGATATTGAGGTGGGCAGAATGCTCCAATTACTGAATAGAGTTTAA
- a CDS encoding RteC domain-containing protein has product MEIVLNKIITKIHHQEDKLSSQMMRTADEAFEMTLFLKEMLSIIKARVLQDSFADEQQEIDFFKNIKPQILGKLIYYNKVFRIETTCPVSNGKIHQSYYENLLKNLKSEYKESICNEDFYRYYRAGRTDRDHTYFRLGQINYHDGLKSGVFEIDLSFSTYYDNKIAYIIANELLYIYMLTKISPKENPDLILLNGEANKDISWTNSQNALIELIYALYASNSIAYGKIGIRKLALIFQVLFRTPLNDIHHSFHRMKTRAGSRTAFLDQLKISLEEYMDKDL; this is encoded by the coding sequence ATGGAAATCGTGTTGAATAAAATAATAACCAAAATTCATCATCAGGAAGATAAACTGTCTTCTCAAATGATGCGAACGGCGGACGAGGCTTTTGAAATGACCTTGTTCCTGAAAGAAATGCTGTCTATCATAAAAGCAAGAGTATTGCAGGATAGTTTTGCAGACGAACAGCAAGAGATTGACTTTTTCAAGAACATTAAACCGCAAATTTTAGGGAAACTCATCTACTATAACAAAGTATTCCGCATTGAAACAACTTGCCCTGTGAGCAATGGTAAAATACATCAAAGCTATTATGAGAACCTATTAAAAAACCTCAAATCAGAATATAAAGAAAGTATTTGCAATGAGGATTTTTACAGATATTATCGTGCAGGTAGGACAGACCGTGACCATACTTATTTCAGGCTCGGACAAATCAATTACCACGATGGATTAAAGAGTGGTGTATTTGAAATTGACCTTAGTTTTTCAACATATTATGATAACAAGATAGCCTATATTATAGCGAACGAATTACTTTATATTTATATGCTTACTAAAATCAGCCCCAAAGAAAATCCAGATTTAATTTTATTAAATGGAGAAGCAAACAAGGATATTTCGTGGACAAATTCTCAAAATGCACTTATCGAACTGATATACGCCCTGTATGCTTCAAATTCCATTGCATACGGAAAAATAGGCATCCGAAAATTAGCATTGATTTTTCAAGTGCTATTCCGAACTCCCTTAAACGATATACATCATTCTTTCCACCGAATGAAAACAAGGGCAGGTTCCCGAACTGCATTTTTAGACCAGCTTAAAATATCCCTCGAAGAATATATGGATAAAGACCTTTAG
- a CDS encoding DUF1896 domain-containing protein encodes MDTQQKDLSYFRLRLQELLNTSFPEKANDHKFIEQRSSWAANAYEGAFSSGNAIEQCNEIANYILFEGLHFSKFDTVFQVVCNEFDTLMADEELRPFALKMFPVCEPVFSGYELTDDFAYGYEFDLLYTEITGTIAIWIEENGLQ; translated from the coding sequence ATGGATACACAACAAAAAGACCTATCGTATTTCAGGTTACGACTGCAAGAATTATTAAACACCAGCTTTCCCGAAAAAGCCAACGACCATAAATTTATTGAGCAGCGTTCCTCGTGGGCTGCCAATGCCTACGAGGGGGCTTTTAGTTCGGGAAACGCTATTGAGCAATGCAACGAAATAGCCAATTACATACTTTTTGAGGGCTTGCATTTCTCCAAATTCGACACCGTGTTTCAGGTGGTATGCAATGAGTTTGATACCCTAATGGCAGACGAGGAACTGCGACCCTTTGCTCTAAAAATGTTCCCTGTTTGTGAGCCTGTTTTCTCCGGCTATGAACTAACCGATGACTTCGCATACGGTTATGAGTTTGATTTACTCTATACCGAAATAACCGGAACCATCGCAATATGGATAGAGGAAAATGGGCTTCAGTAA
- a CDS encoding helix-turn-helix domain-containing protein → MNIDRMEFLAWMERLMGRLDMLGDNIDDLQKKRNSIDGEELLDNQDLLQMLKISNRSLQRYRSIGKLPYYTISGKLYYKLSDVHQFIRESFNPPAIKMNANK, encoded by the coding sequence ATGAATATTGATAGAATGGAATTTTTGGCGTGGATGGAACGCCTAATGGGTCGCCTTGATATGCTGGGTGATAATATAGACGATTTGCAAAAGAAACGTAATAGCATAGATGGTGAGGAACTGCTCGATAATCAGGATTTGCTCCAAATGCTGAAAATAAGCAACCGTTCCCTGCAACGGTATCGCTCTATCGGCAAACTGCCCTATTATACGATAAGCGGAAAATTGTATTACAAGCTGTCCGATGTGCATCAGTTCATAAGAGAGAGCTTTAACCCTCCCGCAATTAAGATGAACGCCAATAAGTGA
- a CDS encoding helix-turn-helix domain-containing protein, which yields MKIITIEEEAWQQLNSRINAIADYLKRQEDKSYDDLWLNNHEVCQYLHISEKTLWRMRTKGEIAYSKIYGQYFYTIGAIKDMLNANAIQSSDEFVQELMAKGKSYIEKGRRLKTDKK from the coding sequence ATGAAAATAATAACCATTGAAGAAGAAGCGTGGCAACAGCTCAACAGCCGTATCAATGCCATTGCCGACTATCTGAAAAGACAGGAAGATAAAAGTTATGATGACCTGTGGCTTAATAACCACGAGGTATGTCAATATCTACACATTAGCGAGAAAACGCTATGGCGTATGCGTACCAAAGGCGAGATAGCTTATTCAAAAATCTATGGTCAGTATTTCTACACCATTGGGGCTATTAAAGATATGCTCAATGCAAATGCCATACAGAGCAGTGATGAATTTGTACAGGAGCTTATGGCAAAAGGCAAAAGCTATATCGAAAAAGGCAGAAGGTTAAAGACAGATAAAAAATAG